In a genomic window of Bacillus sp. E(2018):
- a CDS encoding acyl-CoA thioesterase — translation MEQQLSANISRTIQTKLVLPPDTNHMGTIFGGTVLSYIDEIAAISAMKHSKKVVVTASIDNVNFLSSAKVGDILILEGVVISTGRTSMEVYVKVECQNLETGNRTLNTTSILTMVAIDQNGKPFPVPSVIPETEEEEALFKGAPLRKERRLLYKNVNGTV, via the coding sequence ATGGAACAGCAGTTATCAGCAAACATCTCAAGAACGATTCAAACAAAGTTGGTATTGCCCCCTGATACGAATCACATGGGAACAATATTTGGTGGTACGGTTTTATCGTACATTGATGAGATCGCCGCGATTTCCGCCATGAAGCACAGCAAGAAAGTGGTTGTCACCGCGTCTATTGATAATGTAAACTTCTTATCGTCAGCTAAAGTGGGAGACATCCTCATATTAGAAGGTGTAGTGATCTCAACGGGAAGAACGTCGATGGAAGTTTACGTAAAAGTAGAGTGTCAAAATCTAGAGACGGGAAATAGAACGCTGAATACCACGTCGATCTTAACGATGGTCGCCATCGATCAAAACGGTAAGCCGTTTCCAGTACCAAGTGTCATTCCTGAGACAGAAGAGGAAGAAGCACTCTTTAAAGGTGCGCCACTAAGGAAAGAACGGCGTTTGTTATATAAAAATGTAAACGGTACGGTTTAA
- a CDS encoding YbaN family protein, with translation MKIKNIIFVMLGFFFLGLGVIGIVLPLLPTTPLLLLASYFFVKGSKKFEVWFKGTDIYKKHLDDFVRNRSLTKKKKIMISLFSDSMILITFILTDSMIARVILILVVMYKYYYFIVKIKTA, from the coding sequence ATGAAAATTAAAAATATTATATTTGTAATGTTGGGGTTCTTTTTCCTAGGTTTAGGCGTTATTGGTATCGTCTTGCCGTTGTTGCCTACCACACCTCTTTTATTATTGGCATCTTATTTCTTTGTAAAAGGTTCAAAGAAGTTTGAAGTGTGGTTTAAAGGAACCGACATTTATAAAAAACATCTAGATGATTTTGTTAGAAATCGCTCGCTCACTAAAAAGAAAAAGATCATGATCAGCCTGTTTTCAGACTCGATGATCTTGATAACTTTTATCCTTACAGACAGTATGATCGCAAGAGTGATTTTAATACTTGTGGTGATGTATAAGTATTACTATTTTATCGTTAAGATTAAAACGGCATAG
- a CDS encoding peroxiredoxin, producing MDSTQTFSKPFIGDQFPEMTVHTTLGDLVLPTSYQGHWFVLFSHPGDFTPVCTTEFVAFQKLMPEFTKLNTYLIGLSVEQVYSHIKWIEWIQQNLKVEITFPIIADSLGRIATRLGMIHPTMGTRTVRSVYIVDPTGKIRLILTYPENVGRNINEILRAVKALQTADRNKAATPANWPKNELVGDRLIVPAPTTVQEAKKRAEQAQAGEIECYDWWLCTKPLNDR from the coding sequence ATGGATTCTACACAAACATTTTCAAAGCCTTTTATTGGCGATCAATTTCCGGAGATGACGGTTCATACAACCCTTGGGGATCTTGTCCTTCCAACAAGTTATCAAGGTCATTGGTTTGTCCTCTTTAGCCATCCAGGTGACTTTACACCCGTGTGTACAACAGAGTTTGTCGCGTTCCAGAAGCTCATGCCTGAGTTTACAAAACTAAACACTTACTTAATCGGATTATCTGTAGAACAAGTATATTCACATATAAAATGGATCGAATGGATACAGCAGAATTTAAAAGTAGAGATTACATTTCCAATAATTGCGGATAGTCTTGGACGAATTGCTACTAGACTTGGAATGATTCATCCTACAATGGGAACAAGAACGGTCAGAAGTGTTTATATTGTTGATCCGACAGGTAAAATTCGTCTTATCCTTACGTATCCCGAAAATGTGGGTCGTAATATCAACGAGATCCTAAGAGCGGTGAAGGCGTTGCAGACAGCAGATCGAAATAAAGCAGCAACACCTGCAAACTGGCCGAAAAACGAACTAGTCGGAGACCGTCTGATCGTTCCAGCACCTACAACCGTACAAGAAGCGAAAAAACGAGCAGAACAAGCACAAGCAGGAGAGATTGAATGCTACGATTGGTGGTTATGTACAAAGCCACTTAATGACAGATAA
- a CDS encoding ferritin-like domain-containing protein produces MSYMNPQQQQQDSGQQQGDGQQQALQLSLQLIREAVAGEREDELFYDYLISEAPTNEQKLIIASIRDDEKKHNKLFRMIYRDLTGQEVPPMNGEEFQKPKTYKDGLVKALFGELAAVEKYRVIRQGLPNTYYRDILFNIITDEIKHSAKYNYLFTLNSTSSAPRSFHQEHRMPQTESLADQWVSYIDPLVQRALKETEEGINLTHLYQEFILSGVLVGQGFTPQQAIEQVEEWEKTGESQLLKKSKMMGNQGR; encoded by the coding sequence ATGAGCTATATGAATCCTCAACAACAACAGCAAGACAGTGGACAACAGCAAGGTGATGGGCAGCAGCAAGCACTTCAACTATCTCTGCAACTTATCAGGGAAGCTGTTGCTGGCGAAAGAGAAGATGAATTATTTTACGACTATTTAATTTCTGAAGCACCCACAAACGAACAAAAATTAATCATCGCATCTATTCGAGATGATGAGAAAAAACACAACAAGCTTTTCAGAATGATATACAGAGATCTTACTGGTCAAGAAGTTCCACCTATGAACGGAGAAGAGTTTCAGAAACCGAAAACCTATAAAGACGGCCTTGTAAAAGCTCTGTTTGGTGAACTTGCAGCTGTCGAGAAGTATCGCGTTATTCGCCAAGGACTTCCTAATACGTATTATCGAGACATTCTGTTTAACATCATTACAGATGAGATCAAGCACAGCGCAAAGTATAACTATTTATTTACTTTGAACAGTACATCAAGTGCTCCTCGTTCTTTTCATCAAGAACACAGAATGCCTCAAACGGAGAGCTTAGCTGATCAATGGGTTTCGTACATTGATCCGTTAGTACAAAGAGCATTAAAAGAGACCGAAGAAGGCATTAACTTAACTCATCTCTATCAGGAATTTATTTTATCTGGTGTTCTTGTCGGTCAAGGATTCACACCGCAACAAGCAATTGAACAAGTAGAAGAGTGGGAAAAAACAGGAGAGTCTCAGCTATTGAAAAAGAGCAAGATGATGGGAAACCAAGGAAGATAG
- a CDS encoding spermidine synthase has product MDELMWLTIGIAAVFILEACIYFYWNIWGNGSISTYINDGQRPHQTFKVLQTFKTSTQKIALVEVGEEIWVYSNGEIMFGTKQDENEYAEVIVHVPMAAAKDAKRVLIIGGGGGISVREALRYESLEEIIAVDIDAEMMDLGKRYDRLVSFNKGALNHHKVSTVIEDGRTYVERSLTTWDVIIVDIPEPTERCPSLGRLFSLEFYHELKEHLNPGGVLSIACSTVNLMPEYMWSIEKTLKECGFFTIPFHNFSNKTGVDWGYILASTLPLEPDDIQLKVTTPFLTEGRLRDVLVMPYYLMNKENQGMVQTDQNTVLLDIVKRETDV; this is encoded by the coding sequence GTGGATGAACTCATGTGGCTAACAATCGGTATAGCTGCAGTTTTTATATTAGAAGCATGTATCTATTTTTATTGGAACATATGGGGAAACGGTTCTATTAGTACGTATATAAATGATGGCCAAAGGCCCCACCAAACTTTCAAAGTGCTTCAAACGTTTAAAACATCTACACAAAAAATTGCACTAGTTGAAGTTGGGGAAGAAATATGGGTGTACAGCAATGGCGAGATCATGTTTGGGACGAAACAAGATGAGAATGAGTATGCGGAAGTGATCGTACATGTTCCGATGGCGGCAGCAAAAGATGCTAAACGCGTTTTAATCATCGGTGGAGGCGGCGGAATCAGTGTGCGAGAGGCTTTGCGTTATGAAAGTCTCGAGGAAATCATAGCAGTCGATATCGATGCCGAGATGATGGACCTCGGGAAAAGGTATGATCGTTTGGTGTCTTTTAATAAAGGAGCTTTGAATCATCACAAAGTGAGCACGGTGATTGAAGATGGCAGAACTTATGTCGAAAGAAGTTTAACTACGTGGGATGTAATCATTGTAGACATACCTGAACCGACTGAACGATGCCCAAGTCTCGGTCGATTGTTTTCTTTAGAGTTTTATCATGAGTTAAAAGAACATTTGAACCCTGGCGGTGTTCTATCCATTGCCTGTTCAACCGTCAACTTGATGCCTGAATATATGTGGAGCATTGAAAAGACGTTAAAGGAATGTGGATTCTTCACAATTCCATTTCATAATTTCTCAAACAAGACGGGTGTAGATTGGGGTTATATCCTTGCTTCAACACTTCCTTTAGAGCCGGATGATATACAATTAAAAGTTACTACGCCATTTTTAACAGAAGGCAGACTGAGGGATGTGTTGGTAATGCCTTACTATTTAATGAATAAAGAGAACCAAGGGATGGTTCAGACAGACCAGAATACGGTACTTTTAGATATAGTTAAAAGAGAAACCGATGTTTAA
- a CDS encoding alpha/beta hydrolase, whose protein sequence is MNTVISKDGTKIVYNKEGNGPSLILIGGAFSYRKFPGLVKLAKLLADQFTVYTYDRRGRGDSGDAEQYEPAREYEDLDAIISKAGGTAFVWGLSSGAVLALQAAAHGASITKLALHEPPFIVNDTDHVPPSDFSKKVSELIADDRSADTIKYFMTKGMGAPSFIVTMMRMMPGVWSNLMAVAHTLPYDAALLEGYMEGKSLPENLWNNVTIPTLVLKGTESPLMLRDGADALVKVLPNAELISKKGLGHTKQLNVKSISSELVSFFSAV, encoded by the coding sequence ATGAATACTGTAATTTCAAAAGATGGAACAAAAATTGTTTATAACAAGGAAGGAAATGGGCCTTCACTCATCTTAATCGGAGGCGCATTCAGTTATCGAAAGTTCCCTGGCTTGGTTAAACTTGCGAAATTATTAGCAGACCAATTTACAGTTTACACATATGATCGACGTGGCCGTGGGGATAGCGGTGACGCAGAACAGTATGAACCAGCACGAGAGTATGAAGATCTGGATGCAATTATCTCAAAAGCAGGAGGAACGGCATTCGTTTGGGGGTTATCATCAGGAGCCGTTCTTGCTTTACAAGCTGCTGCTCATGGAGCAAGCATTACAAAATTAGCGCTCCACGAACCACCATTTATCGTCAATGACACAGATCATGTACCACCAAGTGATTTTTCAAAAAAGGTTAGTGAACTTATTGCTGATGACCGCAGTGCGGATACGATTAAATATTTCATGACGAAGGGCATGGGGGCTCCTTCATTCATTGTAACTATGATGCGTATGATGCCTGGTGTTTGGTCTAATCTTATGGCGGTTGCACATACCCTTCCGTACGATGCAGCATTATTAGAGGGATATATGGAAGGAAAGTCATTGCCTGAAAATCTTTGGAATAACGTTACAATACCAACACTTGTACTTAAAGGTACAGAAAGTCCTTTAATGCTTCGTGACGGAGCAGATGCTTTAGTAAAAGTGCTTCCTAATGCTGAACTAATAAGTAAGAAGGGACTTGGACATACGAAACAGCTTAATGTTAAAAGCATTTCTTCTGAGCTCGTCTCATTTTTTTCGGCTGTATAA
- a CDS encoding YciI family protein: MRFMMIVKATADSEAGVMPSQELIDAMQKYNEELVKAGVLLAADGLQPSSSGLRISYPERGGRAKVVDGPFTEVKELIAGYTLIEVKSREEAIQWALRMPDAHGFGHGEIELRQVFEAEEIMENPIHLMKERELRKKAEEQQKA, encoded by the coding sequence ATGAGATTTATGATGATCGTTAAAGCGACTGCAGATTCAGAGGCGGGGGTCATGCCGAGTCAGGAATTAATAGATGCCATGCAAAAATATAACGAGGAATTAGTAAAGGCAGGTGTGCTTCTGGCTGCAGACGGCCTACAACCTAGTTCAAGTGGGTTACGAATTTCTTACCCGGAGCGGGGCGGACGGGCCAAAGTGGTTGACGGTCCGTTTACAGAAGTAAAAGAACTGATTGCAGGCTATACACTTATTGAAGTGAAGTCAAGAGAAGAAGCAATTCAGTGGGCTCTGCGCATGCCGGATGCACATGGATTTGGGCATGGTGAGATTGAACTGAGGCAGGTTTTTGAGGCGGAGGAAATTATGGAAAACCCCATTCATTTAATGAAAGAAAGAGAACTTCGGAAAAAAGCTGAGGAGCAACAAAAAGCGTGA
- a CDS encoding RNA polymerase sigma factor, producing MTVVDVNRVIEEIWRMESAKLIASLTHLLRDVGIAEDIAHDALIVALEKWPNIGIPDNPGAWLMTVAKRRAIDLIRRTKKRDQKYTELARGTDLYTEEDVGLVVNEEIGDELLRLIFMTCHPVLSQEARVALTLRLLCGLTTDEIARSFLLSESTVAQRIVRAKRTLRSENVPFEVPAKEDRKERLSTVLEVIYLMFNEGYAATSGDHWVRPLLCQEALRLGRVLAEVAQSESEVHGLVALMEIQSSRLKTRVNAKGEPILLMDQNRAQWDRLLIRRGLAALERSEGIGVPLGQYAIQAKISACHAEAHSVEETNWVKIAALYEALYRISPSPIVELNHAVAISMAFGPSLGLQLVDELNRESSLQDYHLLYSVRGDFLFKLGRFEDARIEFKRAASMTKNEKEKSLLMNRAKECES from the coding sequence GTGACAGTGGTCGATGTAAATCGAGTGATCGAAGAGATATGGAGAATGGAATCTGCGAAGTTGATCGCAAGCTTAACGCACTTGCTGCGAGATGTTGGTATCGCTGAAGATATTGCTCATGATGCATTAATCGTCGCATTAGAAAAATGGCCGAATATCGGTATCCCAGATAATCCGGGCGCATGGCTGATGACTGTGGCTAAACGGCGTGCGATTGACTTAATAAGGCGTACAAAAAAACGTGATCAAAAATATACCGAACTTGCTAGAGGAACAGATTTGTATACGGAAGAAGATGTTGGTCTAGTAGTAAACGAAGAGATTGGAGATGAACTTCTTCGTTTGATTTTCATGACCTGTCATCCCGTATTATCGCAAGAGGCAAGGGTTGCACTTACGCTTCGTTTGTTATGTGGTTTAACTACTGATGAGATTGCTCGTTCTTTTCTTCTGTCAGAATCTACTGTAGCGCAACGAATTGTACGTGCCAAAAGGACACTTAGATCTGAAAATGTTCCTTTTGAAGTTCCAGCAAAAGAGGACCGAAAAGAACGGCTATCAACGGTGCTTGAAGTTATTTATCTGATGTTTAACGAAGGGTATGCAGCAACATCAGGCGATCATTGGGTTCGTCCTTTGCTTTGTCAGGAGGCATTGAGATTAGGGCGGGTTCTAGCTGAGGTCGCCCAAAGTGAATCAGAAGTACACGGTCTTGTCGCATTAATGGAAATACAATCTTCACGGTTGAAGACTAGGGTAAATGCAAAAGGGGAACCAATCTTACTCATGGACCAAAATCGAGCACAATGGGATCGTTTGCTTATTCGCCGTGGATTAGCGGCACTTGAGCGGAGTGAAGGGATAGGTGTACCACTCGGACAATATGCGATTCAAGCGAAAATCTCTGCTTGTCATGCAGAAGCTCATTCCGTTGAAGAAACGAATTGGGTAAAAATAGCTGCGCTTTACGAGGCGTTATACAGGATATCCCCTTCTCCTATTGTGGAACTAAATCATGCCGTAGCAATCTCAATGGCATTTGGGCCTTCTCTCGGCCTTCAACTTGTAGATGAATTAAATAGGGAGTCTTCTTTACAGGATTATCACCTTCTATATAGCGTGCGTGGAGATTTTCTTTTTAAGTTGGGAAGATTTGAGGACGCTCGTATAGAATTTAAACGCGCCGCATCTATGACTAAGAATGAAAAAGAGAAAAGCCTTCTGATGAACAGAGCAAAAGAATGTGAATCTTGA